The genome window gtgctccctcagactgaccccccgacagtgcccactccctcagcactgaccctccgacagtgcccactcccacagcactgactctctgacagtgcagcgctccctcagcactggccatccgacagtgcagcgctccctcagcactgaccctccgacagtgcccactccctcagcactgaccctccaacagtgcggtgctccctcagcactgaccctccgacagtgcggcactcccacagctctgaccctctgacagtgcggcgctccctcagcactgaccattcgacagcgcggtgctccctcagtactgactctccgacagtgcggcactccctcagaactgaccctctgacagtgcagcggtccctcagcactggccctccgacagtgcagcgctccctcagcactgagcctccgacagtgcccactccctcagcactgatcctccgacagtgcccactccctcagcactgaccctccgagagtgcggtgctccctcagcactggccctccgacagtgcagtgctacctcagcactggccctccgacagtgcccactccctcagcactgactctctgacagtgcaggactGCTCAATTTGATGATTTTTCTAAGAACAGATATTTTCTGTATCTGATAACCATCGATAAAGTGGCTTCAGTTTAGTTGATTTTCTGGGACCTTAGCAGCTGATCTCAAGAGGAATGACAATGTCTCTGATTGCTCTTCTTGAGGTTTGCAGTGTTGGGACCCTCCTCCCCTCGAGGGACAGTTTCGGCACAGGCATGTGTCGCTGGAGTATCAGCCCAGCTTTGCAAGCACTCATTTCATGTTTTAAATTTGGTCACTTGACTCTTATTATCGAATATTAACAACTAACAATGAATTGTAAAATACTGATTTTCAGACTTTCAAATGTTGAAATCAGACCACAAGATACAGGAGTAGATGCAGTCTGGGTTCGATGGGGTCGCCATGGTAAAAAATACTCAGTCGGGGTTAtggggatgaggtggtgggtgtgtgggtgagtctggatggggaacttctttcagagggtcagtgtagactcgatgttGTCAGGGCTAATGGAAGAACACCACCATTCCCACAGTCTCTTTATCTGAAATTTCCATGGATCAGCCCTATGTCCATCAGGAGGTGGCAATTCTTCCTGACTTCTGATTTCCTGAACATTTCCAATGTGTTCTGTGTTTTTGTGTACAGGCTTTCAAGTGACAGCCCGTGGCAGTAATCCCAGCCCACATGCATCTGTACATCAGCAGCTTTTGAGATTCACTGCTACTAATTGGGTTCGTCAGAAACTGAGTCAATTAGAgaacatgtgctcctgagatactggaAGGGTAGCTCTGAGAAGATTAGTAAAATCCGATTTTACTGAAACAAAAGTCATAAGGTGCTTTATATACCAAACCGAGTGTTGGGTGGGGTGGCTGATGATTCTGTTCACTTCAAATTGAAATCTGAAGCAATGTAAATGGCTGCGAAATTAGATCCAAATAATTCACCTTTATGTATCATTGAATGAGAACACATCCACTTGGTTCCTCTGGCATCACACTGTTTATGTAGTCACACCCATTTGATGCTTCACATTTATTTTGTCTCCAACcttttctgagatgttattacacacctctggagcagctcagacttgaacccaggcctcctggcccgaAGATAGGTACACTACCACTACATTGCCAGAGCCCCTTTAACGCATTTTTAAACTACCCATCATTGCTGGTAATGTTACCATATCCAGATAAGTGTTATGTGAACGAGGAAGTGATCACGGGTTTAATTTTGTGTCAATGTGAATTTAGTGTGTTCTCTCCGCACCGTTCTTTGGTTTATAGTTTCTGTGTTTAAAATTCAATGGTCCCAGGCTGAGATCAgccaggaaaatggaattagatacTTGCTTCTAAAGGAGGAATACTAAAATATGGACAAAAACTGAATATGGACAAAAATACAGAATAGAATTCACCCCCTCAGGGGGTcatgatggcctaatggtatggCCACtaaactgttaattcagagacccagataatgttctgggaacctgggtttgaatcctgccatggcagatgatgaaatttgaattcaataataatcttgaaataagagtctaatgatgactatcaAACCCATTCTCGGGGAAAatacccatctgggtcactaatgtcctttagggaaggaagctgccatccttacctggtctggcctacatatgactccagacccacagcaatgtggctgattcttaactgccctctgggtaattagggatgggcaataaatgctgcctggccagtgacaccctcatctatggatgaataaaaaaaaattaggataaGGGAAATCGGATTTAAAAGAGATGGGGAGAACTGATTTCTCTAAGAGTTACGAACCTGTGGCATTCATAACCTTAGAGGACATTGGATGCtgggatattgagtaaatttaagaaggagatagagagatttttcatcagtaatgggctgaagggttatGCAGAatggatcagccacaatcatattaaatggtgtagtaggctggaggggctgaatggtcgacTCCTGATGATATAAAGATGCAAATAGACTTGAGGCTCTTGTGAAAAATAACATCTACGCAGATTATAACATGTTTTGAACATCATACTCTTTTCTGCAACATTCTGTGGAGCCTTGTCCTTTGTTGTTGAGAGTGTGAGGTGACTTAGGGGTGAAGGGCGCCTCATACTTTCCCGTGTGCTCTATCTTCATTGGTATTTTTAGAGATTGCTTCCCTGAGAAAATCAGTTTGTAGTGTCAATGTAAACTGGAGTTAGTTGTCAGTTTATAGTCAAGCAGTTTACAAGGGATGGAACCTGCCGTATAATCTGTAAGCACTGTTATAACCAAACGATTAAACAGAGACGTACTACATGTGAACATGCAATAAATAAATGCACTAGATTGAGAGCTTCTCAAAAAACAGTGATACGTAGAGAGGGATTTATAATCTTTTTCCAGCCAGAAGTTTACGTATCTAgccatttaatattttaataagagaaatgagtatgtgtgtgtgtgtatttctctgtctctgtgtagGTGTAtgtttttctgtctgtgtgtttctatCTTAGTCAGTGTCCCAAGAGGGAAATTAATCTTTTCAAAGTAGCCAAAGACATTCACTGCCTGATATTAACTTCTTTCCCTTCAGCAAACATCCCAAGTGTGTAATGTAACAGGTAACATTTTACTGACTGtcatgttttctccttcacccaAGGTGATTTGTGTAAACCTCTCCAGCATACAATCCTCCAAAATCATGTCTTTCTTTTAAAACCAGCTTATGTGGACTTGTTCCCCTCACCCCGTCATTGACCTGACGCCAGCTGTCTTGACACTAAAATCCCACCCAAACCTTTCTTCTTTCCATCTCTCTGTCCTTTAACTCCCCCAcctcacaccacccccaccccctgcctccCATAACACAACTTCTGAACCAACTTCCCATTCCCTATCCCCAGGACCCTCATCTTCTGGGTCATGGTGATTTTTGTTTGGTCATTTTGCTGCGAAGCTCTTTTGAAAAATTGGCTCAATAGTCCATGCTGGCAAATGAGGAGATATTCCACTGAACTTCTGTCCTGAACACACTCCCTTTACTTTAGTATTGTGATGTTGCTATTTGTCCAGAGACTCATCTTGATAAATGTAGCAAAATGGGAAAGAACAAGAGCAAGATATCACTGGGATCAACTGGGCTAAGCCCAAATCAACTACTTAGCTTATGTTGTAAGAGGATTCAATGTCATCTGTCAGAGGAATCTTAAACTAAGCAATCTGTCCATTTCCAACATAATGAGGGGCTGTGGGACATGGAAATGTCATTCCACAGTTTAATTCTCTCAGCATTGGGTTTTATCAAAATAGGACGGTGAGGAGAAAAATACTACTTCAATGGGAGTGTTATAGTGCCAGAGACAGATGGGCTTCCTGACGTTGTTGGCTATCAGCCCAGTGTCCAGGAGTCAAACCGCTCCTGCCCAATGTGTGATGTCGGGAATGGATTCCATACTCTGTGTGAGAATGCTATGGTGGAGTCAAGGATCTCTCCAGGCGTTGCTGCACCATTGATGTATTTTGCCAGAAGGTCAGGGTCCACTGCAACTGAGGTGACTGGATAAGGTCGAACTGCACTTCATTGGCAATGCTATGCTGTCAAATTTCATGGGCAATGTGGGAAGCTGTTCTTGACTTGACAGTTTTGTAAGTTGTAAATAAACTGTCTGGTGTTGTAACTACTGTAGGGATCAGACAGTCGCTGCTACATGCCCCTATGTCCCACAAATAAATGACAGACAATTCCTCCCTTTCCATCCAGGGATGCTGCGTTCAGAATCGTAGGTTGTAACTGTGATATTTTGTCTTACAGTGAGTTCTGGGGCCAGCGTTTCCTGTCTCAGCAACTCCGTTCCACggaaatgaatatttcaccaACTAATATTTCTGGAGGTGCCACGTCCCCTAGAAAGGGGCCACCAAAGTTCAAACAAAGAGCAACGCGACAGTTCAAGAGCAAACCTCCCAAAGCAGGCGTGAAAGGGTATAACGGAGAGATTTTAAATTGCGGATTGATCCCTGAACGCCAAGGGTCTGAGAACAATTTCGCTGGAGTTTTTAATGTGGATGACATAGggatattctctctctctcatactcacccatacacactctctctcacccacacactctctcacccacacacactctcacccacacacactctctcacccatacacactctctctcacccacacactctctctcacccacactctcacccacacacactctcacccacacacactctctctcacccacacactctcacccatacacactctcacccacacacacacactctctcacccacaatctcacccacacacacactctctcacccacacacacactctctcacccacaatctcacccacacacactctctcacccacacactcactctctcacccacacacacactctctcacccacaatctcacccacacacgcactctcacccacactctcacccacacacacactctcacccacacacacactctctcacccacacacacactctcacccacacacacactctctcacccacacacacactctctcacccacaatctcacccacacacactctctcacccacacacacactctctcacccacaatctcacccacacacactctctcacccacactctcacccacacacactctcacccacaatctcacccacacacactctctctcacccacactctctcacccacacacacactctcacccacacacacactctcacccacacacacacactctctcacccacaatctcacctacacacactctctcacccacacacacactctcacccacacacacacactctcacccacacacacactctcacccacacacacacactctcacccacacacacactctctcacccacacacacactctctcacccacaatctcacccacacacactctctcacccacactctcacccacacacactctctcacccacacacacactctctcacccacacacacactctctcacccacactctcacccacacacactctctcacccacacacactctctcatccacaatctcacccacacacactctctcacccacacacacattctctcacccacaatctcacccacacactctctcacccacactctcacccacacacacactctcacccacacatacactctctcttccca of Stegostoma tigrinum isolate sSteTig4 unplaced genomic scaffold, sSteTig4.hap1 scaffold_638, whole genome shotgun sequence contains these proteins:
- the LOC132209055 gene encoding retinal cone rhodopsin-sensitive cGMP 3',5'-cyclic phosphodiesterase subunit gamma-like isoform X1 encodes the protein MEMSFHSLILSALGFIKIGREFWGQRFLSQQLRSTEMNISPTNISGGATSPRKGPPKFKQRATRQFKSKPPKAGVKGFGDDIPGMEGLGTDITVICPWEAFSHLELHELAQYGIV
- the LOC132209055 gene encoding retinal cone rhodopsin-sensitive cGMP 3',5'-cyclic phosphodiesterase subunit gamma-like isoform X2, with translation MNISPTNISGGATSPRKGPPKFKQRATRQFKSKPPKAGVKGFGDDIPGMEGLGTDITVICPWEAFSHLELHELAQYGIV